The following coding sequences are from one Natrarchaeobaculum sulfurireducens window:
- a CDS encoding SPW repeat domain-containing protein, whose product MSDHDADDREPEPAAEDDREPEPAAEATNPAEATTAEIDSGTGVGDRPDEGHDPRDESTQIATEERRRKIPVFSAVIAVVGAWVVLSVLVVYDVSQAAFWNNVIVGAVVAVAAGYNYYRVSSDMPLSVGVSALLAVLGIWLIIAPALLEMPAGAGLGDSPFWGTLGAGFLIAALSGYNAYEAREARTVATEPEAGV is encoded by the coding sequence ATGAGTGATCACGACGCAGACGACCGTGAACCCGAGCCGGCAGCCGAGGACGACCGTGAACCCGAGCCGGCAGCCGAGGCGACGAACCCAGCCGAAGCGACAACGGCCGAGATCGACTCCGGTACCGGTGTCGGTGATCGACCGGACGAGGGACACGACCCGCGGGACGAGTCGACGCAGATCGCCACCGAAGAGCGTCGTCGAAAGATTCCAGTATTCAGTGCCGTGATCGCCGTCGTCGGTGCCTGGGTCGTACTGTCCGTTCTGGTCGTCTACGACGTCTCGCAGGCGGCGTTCTGGAACAACGTGATCGTCGGTGCCGTCGTCGCCGTCGCCGCCGGCTACAACTACTATCGAGTCTCGAGTGACATGCCGCTTAGCGTCGGCGTCTCCGCGCTGCTCGCCGTGTTGGGAATCTGGCTGATCATCGCTCCAGCCCTTCTCGAGATGCCTGCCGGTGCGGGACTGGGCGACAGTCCCTTCTGGGGGACACTCGGCGCTGGGTTCCTCATTGCCGCGCTGTCCGGGTACAACGCCTATGAAGCGCGAGAGGCCCGAACCGTTGCGACCGAACCCGAGGCAGGTGTCTAG
- a CDS encoding AAA domain-containing protein, with product MDVRGIVADDVDVRTVSTSYGETELAEVPMRLETADAERPDGRVADGGLETERLADGHERTTVTLWNKWTESAELLEPGMELLVTNAETKEYQGEKQYSTTGESYVVVEPSFLVNVTAIRNWVECPRLYYLNKLSGVPLNYPVVKGTIVHEVFGDLLRGRELEESIDARVEERGLQLGLLGETPEAVAEDVRENATAIEGWLEQGRLTEGDGPTEAAESTEQTFSPAESSWRSEQLLISETFGIRGRADAIRRGAPVELKTGKNLRKEPRFKDKVQAACYALLLEEHGDEVDTGTLLYTKNSALDRNEETGDLTPAKDFSMGAGLLKFVVRLRNEIAAMEVNGDVPTGYEGDAKCEYCFEQDTCMVVSGRLAQESKAGQIGRPLPDEELEYFERLYRAIEAERRAVHREYAKLWRQDAQERADDDRALIDLEFVEKRPLEEGRWELRARRTAGGTSKLREGDLVLASDGHPVRGDAELAMIERLDEEVVVTADEPVEVTRLDVYPSELTTDRLLVALHDCLLKGDGRRKDVLFGREEPAFSLPEETFIDNNAAQNEAVRKAVGAEDFALIHGPPGTGKTYTIARAIRAMVDRGERVLLSAFTNRAVDNALEAVLEGIGDSLDDDRIVRVGSESGVREDMQPYRLERAGDPEDRLAELENARVVAATTATCGSREMKEQAFDVALVDEAAQLTEPGTFAAANLAERFVLVGDHEQLPPVVRSEGGTQHGLENTSDDEPRAADLTESLFERLVERFPEAGVMLDCQYRMNQRIQYFASQEFYDGELRPAEPAVAGRTLDDLEGVARDALPEQLRDPVAFVDVEGDGSRYTDDVEAARIADLIETYADAGLAYDDIGVIAPFRAQVSTISKHVPDAVAVDTVDRFQGSSQELIIVSFTATGQLEGPIFEDYRRINVALTRPKRALVLVGDSRALESDPVYARMLEWAQ from the coding sequence GTGGACGTACGCGGAATCGTCGCGGATGACGTCGACGTGCGCACGGTCTCGACTAGCTACGGCGAGACCGAACTCGCCGAGGTCCCGATGCGTCTCGAGACGGCCGACGCGGAGAGGCCGGACGGCCGCGTGGCTGACGGCGGCCTCGAGACCGAACGGCTCGCCGATGGGCACGAACGGACGACCGTGACGCTGTGGAACAAGTGGACCGAGTCGGCCGAACTCCTCGAGCCGGGGATGGAGTTGCTGGTCACGAACGCTGAGACGAAGGAGTATCAGGGCGAAAAACAGTACTCGACGACGGGCGAGTCCTACGTCGTCGTCGAGCCGAGTTTCCTCGTGAACGTGACGGCGATCCGCAACTGGGTGGAGTGTCCCCGGCTCTACTACCTGAACAAGCTCTCCGGCGTCCCGCTTAATTACCCCGTGGTCAAAGGGACCATCGTACACGAGGTCTTTGGCGACCTGTTGCGGGGCCGGGAGCTCGAGGAGTCGATCGACGCCCGCGTCGAGGAACGCGGTCTCCAGCTCGGCTTGCTGGGCGAGACGCCCGAGGCCGTCGCCGAGGACGTTCGCGAGAACGCGACGGCCATCGAGGGCTGGCTCGAGCAGGGCCGGCTCACCGAGGGGGATGGACCGACGGAAGCCGCCGAAAGCACCGAACAGACGTTCTCGCCAGCCGAGAGCAGCTGGCGGTCCGAACAGTTGCTGATCAGCGAGACGTTCGGCATCCGCGGCCGGGCCGACGCCATCCGCCGGGGTGCGCCGGTCGAACTCAAGACGGGGAAGAACCTGCGCAAGGAACCCCGGTTCAAAGACAAGGTGCAGGCGGCCTGTTATGCGCTCTTGCTCGAAGAACACGGCGACGAGGTCGACACGGGGACCTTACTCTATACGAAGAACTCGGCGCTGGATCGCAACGAGGAAACCGGCGATCTGACCCCAGCGAAGGACTTCTCGATGGGCGCTGGCCTGCTCAAGTTCGTCGTCCGGCTGCGAAACGAGATCGCCGCGATGGAGGTCAACGGCGACGTTCCGACGGGCTATGAGGGCGATGCGAAGTGTGAATACTGCTTCGAGCAGGACACCTGCATGGTCGTCTCCGGCCGGCTCGCCCAGGAGTCGAAAGCAGGCCAGATCGGCCGCCCGCTGCCCGACGAAGAACTCGAGTACTTCGAGCGACTGTACCGGGCGATCGAGGCGGAACGCCGGGCGGTCCACCGCGAGTACGCCAAGCTCTGGCGTCAAGACGCCCAGGAGCGGGCCGACGACGACCGCGCGCTGATCGATCTCGAGTTCGTCGAAAAGCGGCCGCTCGAGGAGGGACGCTGGGAGCTTCGAGCGAGGCGGACAGCTGGTGGGACTTCCAAACTTCGGGAGGGTGACCTCGTGCTGGCAAGCGACGGCCACCCGGTTCGGGGCGACGCGGAACTGGCCATGATCGAACGCCTAGACGAGGAGGTCGTGGTGACGGCCGACGAGCCGGTCGAGGTCACCAGACTCGACGTCTATCCATCCGAGCTGACGACGGATCGGCTGCTCGTGGCGCTTCACGATTGCCTGCTCAAAGGTGACGGGCGACGCAAAGACGTGCTGTTCGGCCGCGAGGAGCCCGCCTTTTCGCTCCCAGAGGAGACGTTCATCGACAACAACGCGGCCCAGAACGAGGCCGTCCGCAAGGCCGTCGGCGCGGAGGATTTCGCGCTGATCCACGGGCCGCCGGGCACCGGGAAAACCTACACCATCGCTCGCGCCATCCGCGCGATGGTCGACCGCGGCGAACGTGTCCTGTTGTCTGCCTTTACGAATCGTGCGGTCGACAACGCACTCGAGGCCGTCCTCGAGGGGATCGGTGACAGCCTCGACGACGACCGAATCGTCCGCGTCGGCAGCGAAAGTGGCGTCCGCGAGGACATGCAACCGTATCGCCTCGAGCGTGCGGGCGACCCCGAGGACCGGCTGGCCGAACTCGAGAACGCCCGTGTCGTGGCTGCGACGACTGCGACCTGTGGCTCGCGCGAGATGAAAGAACAGGCGTTCGACGTGGCGCTGGTCGACGAGGCCGCCCAGCTAACCGAACCCGGCACGTTCGCGGCGGCCAACCTGGCCGAACGGTTCGTCCTCGTCGGCGACCACGAGCAACTTCCCCCAGTCGTACGCTCTGAAGGTGGGACCCAACACGGCCTGGAGAACACAAGCGACGATGAACCGCGCGCAGCCGACCTCACCGAGTCGCTGTTCGAGCGGCTCGTCGAGCGATTCCCCGAGGCTGGCGTCATGCTCGACTGCCAGTATCGGATGAACCAGCGCATCCAGTATTTCGCCTCCCAGGAGTTCTACGACGGCGAACTCCGTCCCGCCGAGCCCGCGGTCGCCGGTCGAACGCTCGACGACCTCGAGGGCGTCGCCAGGGACGCGCTCCCGGAACAGCTTCGGGACCCCGTCGCCTTCGTCGACGTTGAGGGCGACGGCAGCCGATACACCGACGACGTCGAGGCAGCCCGGATCGCCGACCTGATCGAGACGTACGCCGACGCGGGCCTCGCCTACGACGATATCGGCGTCATCGCGCCGTTTCGTGCGCAGGTGTCGACCATCTCGAAACACGTCCCCGACGCCGTCGCCGTCGACACCGTCGACCGGTTTCAGGGCTCGAGCCAGGAACTGATCATCGTCTCGTTCACCGCAACCGGCCAGCTCGAGGGGCCGATCTTCGAGGACTACCGCCGGATCAACGTCGCGCTCACCCGTCCGAAACGTGCGCTGGTGCTCGTCGGCGATTCGCGGGCGCTCGAGTCCGATCCGGTCTACGCCCGGATGCTCGAGTGGGCACAGTGA
- a CDS encoding zinc-dependent metalloprotease, with translation MNLYRSVRAVAGASGSDAIDWESAADAAKAATDPGSLALEPGERRAYASDVREARTAVRTASRVEFDVPNTVEIQNRHHWIDANVETFERVMGALEPHTDEFPGIARTINTGTMTVLLAFLGRNVLGQYDPLLLADAPNDDHALYFVRPNILNAAEQLDVDADRFRRWIAFHEVTHAAEFGAAPWLSTHLEERMEAGIANLSEGRFDRRTFRDLDAAMTVVEGYAELLMDHAFDDEYADLRRKLDARRQGRGPLQQLFRRLLGLGLKQRQYERGKRFFETVVDARDLETAALVWEGPEYLPSHDELDSPGLWIRRVER, from the coding sequence GTGAACCTCTATCGTAGCGTCCGGGCCGTTGCCGGGGCGTCCGGGTCCGACGCGATCGACTGGGAGTCGGCCGCCGACGCAGCCAAGGCAGCGACCGACCCCGGCTCGCTCGCGCTCGAGCCCGGCGAGCGGCGGGCCTACGCCAGCGACGTCCGGGAGGCCCGGACCGCCGTCCGGACGGCCTCGAGGGTCGAATTCGACGTCCCAAACACCGTCGAGATCCAGAACCGTCACCACTGGATCGACGCCAACGTCGAGACGTTCGAACGCGTGATGGGCGCACTCGAGCCCCACACCGACGAATTCCCTGGAATTGCCCGAACGATCAACACGGGGACGATGACCGTCTTACTCGCCTTTCTGGGACGGAACGTCCTCGGTCAGTACGATCCCCTGCTCCTGGCCGACGCCCCCAACGACGACCACGCCCTGTACTTCGTCCGACCGAATATCCTGAACGCCGCCGAGCAACTGGACGTCGACGCCGACCGGTTCAGACGCTGGATCGCCTTCCACGAGGTGACCCACGCCGCCGAGTTCGGCGCTGCTCCCTGGCTCTCTACACATCTCGAAGAGCGGATGGAAGCCGGTATCGCGAACCTCTCTGAGGGACGATTCGACCGCAGGACGTTTCGTGACCTCGACGCCGCGATGACGGTCGTCGAAGGGTACGCCGAACTCCTCATGGACCACGCCTTCGACGACGAGTACGCGGACCTCCGGCGCAAGCTCGACGCCCGCCGACAGGGCCGTGGGCCGCTCCAGCAACTGTTTCGACGACTGCTCGGGCTCGGGCTGAAACAGCGCCAGTACGAACGTGGAAAGCGCTTTTTCGAGACCGTCGTCGACGCCCGCGACCTCGAGACCGCAGCGCTGGTCTGGGAGGGCCCGGAGTACCTGCCGAGTCACGACGAACTCGATTCGCCGGGGCTGTGGATCCGGCGCGTCGAGCGATAG
- a CDS encoding TIGR04024 family LLM class F420-dependent oxidoreductase yields MTAREIHLPVAAQPTVDSLVEYARTAEDAGYDCVWLPETWGRDAVTVLTSIAEHTDSIDLGSSIVNTYSRSPALLGQTAATLQEVSGGRFRLGIGPSGPIVIENWHGLEYGNPLRRTRETVEIVQQVLSGEPVEYDGHDFSLSGFRLRCTPPDPQPPVEVTGMGPKAVELAGRFADGWHGIMLTPDGTRDRLEDVERGADLGDRDPEDVAVSVGVTCCVLDDPARARDLARQHVGFYVGGMGTFYRDSLERQGYDEAAEIHDAWQADERDRALELIDDDMLDQLCAAGDLETARESLERFEAVDGLDAVMVSFPRGADESEVSETMAALAPTGD; encoded by the coding sequence ATGACTGCCAGAGAGATTCACCTTCCCGTCGCGGCACAGCCGACAGTCGACTCGCTCGTCGAGTACGCACGGACGGCCGAGGACGCCGGTTACGACTGCGTCTGGCTGCCCGAAACCTGGGGTCGAGACGCCGTTACCGTCCTGACGTCGATCGCCGAACACACCGATTCCATCGATCTCGGCTCGAGTATCGTCAACACTTACTCGCGGTCGCCGGCGCTGCTCGGTCAGACGGCCGCCACGTTACAGGAGGTCTCGGGTGGCCGATTTCGGCTGGGGATCGGCCCGAGCGGCCCCATCGTGATCGAGAACTGGCACGGCCTCGAGTACGGCAATCCCCTTCGACGCACCCGCGAGACGGTCGAGATCGTCCAACAGGTACTTTCGGGCGAGCCCGTCGAGTACGACGGCCACGATTTCTCGTTGTCGGGCTTTCGGCTGCGCTGTACGCCACCTGACCCGCAGCCACCGGTCGAGGTCACCGGAATGGGCCCCAAGGCCGTCGAACTCGCCGGTCGCTTCGCCGACGGCTGGCACGGTATCATGCTCACGCCCGATGGCACCCGTGACCGACTCGAGGACGTCGAACGCGGAGCCGACCTCGGGGACCGTGATCCCGAGGACGTAGCCGTCTCCGTCGGCGTTACCTGCTGTGTCCTCGATGACCCAGCGCGCGCTCGCGACCTTGCCCGCCAGCACGTCGGCTTCTACGTCGGCGGCATGGGAACCTTCTACCGCGACTCCCTCGAGCGCCAGGGCTACGACGAAGCGGCCGAAATCCACGACGCCTGGCAGGCGGACGAGCGCGACCGCGCCCTCGAGTTGATCGACGACGACATGCTCGATCAACTCTGTGCCGCAGGCGACCTCGAGACAGCCCGTGAGAGCCTCGAGCGCTTCGAGGCGGTCGACGGGTTAGACGCCGTGATGGTGAGCTTCCCACGCGGTGCGGACGAAAGCGAGGTCAGCGAGACGATGGCCGCGCTCGCGCCGACCGGCGACTGA
- a CDS encoding AIR synthase family protein → MPGKVPPEELLECVFDRTGSPDDAVVQGPAYGEDAAAIDPPEGTLVVSTDPISLAASAVGTLGVHVACNDVAASGADPRWLTAVVMLPDEETPLETITDDIDAAAREIGATVVGGHSEYVDGLERPIVTLTAMGMTDRFVPTGGVEPGDRIVLTKAAGIEGTAILAADFGDDLGVDGTTRERAESFFAEISVAEDARAIREYATAMHDPTEGGVAAGVLELAFASDVRLTVDRDAVPIRPETATLCSAADVDPLRIFGSGALLATVPDDEVDDALAELEAVGIDAAIIGTADAGEPGLTLGDESITEAVRDDLYPLWEQADATD, encoded by the coding sequence ATGCCAGGGAAGGTGCCGCCCGAGGAACTGCTCGAGTGCGTGTTCGATCGAACGGGGTCGCCGGACGACGCCGTCGTCCAGGGGCCAGCCTACGGCGAGGACGCCGCCGCGATCGACCCACCCGAGGGAACGCTCGTGGTCAGTACCGACCCGATCTCGCTTGCGGCATCGGCGGTCGGCACGCTGGGCGTTCACGTCGCCTGTAACGACGTTGCCGCCTCGGGAGCCGACCCACGATGGCTCACCGCCGTCGTCATGCTCCCCGACGAGGAGACGCCGCTCGAGACGATCACCGACGACATCGACGCGGCCGCTCGTGAGATCGGTGCGACGGTCGTCGGCGGACACTCCGAGTACGTCGACGGCCTCGAGCGCCCGATCGTCACCCTGACCGCGATGGGCATGACGGATCGGTTCGTCCCGACCGGCGGCGTCGAGCCGGGCGACCGGATCGTCCTGACCAAGGCCGCCGGGATCGAGGGGACGGCCATCCTCGCGGCCGACTTCGGTGACGACCTCGGCGTCGATGGGACGACCCGCGAGCGTGCCGAGTCGTTCTTCGCGGAGATCAGTGTGGCCGAAGACGCCCGTGCGATCCGCGAGTACGCGACCGCGATGCACGACCCGACCGAAGGCGGCGTCGCCGCGGGCGTACTCGAGCTCGCATTCGCTTCCGACGTCCGGCTGACGGTCGACCGCGATGCGGTCCCAATCCGCCCGGAGACGGCCACGCTCTGTTCGGCCGCCGACGTCGACCCCCTCCGTATTTTCGGTTCGGGCGCGCTGCTCGCGACGGTTCCCGACGACGAGGTCGACGACGCGCTCGCCGAACTCGAGGCCGTAGGGATCGACGCTGCGATAATCGGGACCGCTGACGCGGGCGAGCCGGGGCTTACTCTGGGTGACGAGTCGATCACCGAAGCGGTTCGAGATGACCTGTACCCACTGTGGGAGCAAGCGGACGCGACGGATTGA
- a CDS encoding SPFH domain-containing protein: protein MSDRAEDTVRDYYDALRVGEPLEPYFLEADSTVKYGISDALYGYEDVAEALREQTATTEDWTIESHALVVDEREGFATFADEVTMAWRAVDTDDTDEERHFETRWSGTLVPAANRTVVSETDEVDEKSTWRFTTMHVSTAGAV, encoded by the coding sequence ATGAGCGACCGTGCCGAAGACACCGTCCGTGACTACTACGACGCACTCCGGGTGGGTGAGCCGCTCGAGCCCTATTTCCTCGAGGCCGACTCGACCGTGAAGTACGGCATCAGCGACGCCCTGTACGGCTACGAAGACGTCGCCGAGGCTCTCCGCGAGCAGACCGCGACGACTGAAGACTGGACGATCGAGAGCCACGCGCTCGTCGTCGACGAACGCGAGGGGTTCGCGACGTTTGCGGACGAGGTGACGATGGCCTGGCGAGCCGTCGACACTGACGACACCGACGAGGAGCGCCACTTCGAGACTCGCTGGAGTGGCACGCTGGTTCCCGCCGCGAACCGAACCGTCGTGTCAGAAACGGATGAGGTGGACGAAAAGTCGACGTGGCGGTTCACGACGATGCACGTCAGCACAGCAGGTGCGGTATGA
- a CDS encoding threonine synthase, with product METTTAFTGLECVDCGATFDAAEATHQCSECDGILDPQYDYDAIDLDRETLESRPFDSMWRYEDLLPFTRDSAVTMDEGATPLVECPSLAEELGVGRVLLKDEGRNPTGTFKDRGQSLGVTAAVQHGASEVALSSAGNAGQSAAAYAGRAGLESTVYLPSRSGFTNKAMVNVHGGDMNVVGGRIDDAGAAYEEGLEEHDDWYPLQTFVTPYRHEGKKTMLYELLEQLEWDIPDAICYPTGGGVGLVGLYKGATELRTLGLIDDLPPLYAAQASGCAPIVDAYEAGADEHEPVEHPDTICGGLEIPDPGASPWVLEAIRETDGGAIATDDPDILEAGVQVAMQEGLEMTPSSAAAASGAWELADRGEFGSDDTVVILNTGAGNKEADVLRSHLMSQGI from the coding sequence ATGGAGACGACCACGGCATTCACCGGCCTCGAGTGTGTCGATTGCGGGGCGACGTTCGACGCCGCCGAGGCGACACACCAGTGTTCGGAGTGCGACGGCATCCTCGACCCACAGTACGACTACGATGCGATCGACCTCGACCGCGAGACGCTCGAGTCGCGCCCGTTTGACTCGATGTGGCGCTATGAGGACCTACTCCCGTTCACCCGCGACTCGGCGGTGACGATGGACGAAGGGGCAACGCCGCTGGTCGAGTGTCCGTCGCTGGCCGAGGAACTCGGCGTTGGGCGCGTCCTGCTCAAAGACGAGGGCCGAAACCCGACGGGCACGTTCAAAGACCGCGGTCAGTCACTCGGCGTGACTGCGGCGGTCCAACACGGGGCGAGCGAGGTCGCGCTCTCCTCGGCGGGCAACGCCGGCCAGTCGGCTGCCGCCTATGCCGGGAGGGCGGGCCTCGAGTCGACCGTCTACCTCCCTTCGCGGTCGGGCTTTACGAACAAGGCGATGGTCAACGTCCACGGTGGCGACATGAACGTCGTCGGTGGTCGGATCGACGACGCTGGCGCGGCCTACGAGGAGGGGCTCGAGGAACACGACGACTGGTATCCCCTGCAGACGTTCGTCACGCCTTACCGTCACGAGGGCAAAAAGACGATGCTGTACGAACTGCTCGAGCAACTGGAGTGGGACATTCCGGACGCCATCTGTTATCCCACCGGCGGTGGCGTCGGCCTGGTCGGCCTCTACAAGGGCGCGACGGAGCTTCGAACGCTCGGCCTGATCGACGACCTCCCGCCGCTGTACGCCGCCCAGGCGTCCGGTTGTGCCCCCATCGTCGATGCCTACGAAGCCGGCGCCGACGAACACGAGCCGGTCGAACACCCCGACACCATCTGTGGCGGCCTCGAGATCCCGGACCCCGGCGCGAGCCCGTGGGTGCTCGAGGCGATCCGCGAAACCGACGGCGGCGCGATCGCGACCGACGATCCCGACATCCTCGAGGCCGGCGTGCAGGTAGCCATGCAAGAGGGCCTCGAAATGACGCCGAGTTCGGCTGCTGCAGCCAGTGGCGCGTGGGAACTCGCCGACCGCGGTGAGTTCGGTTCGGACGACACGGTCGTCATCCTCAACACCGGTGCTGGGAACAAGGAAGCCGACGTGTTACGCAGCCACCTGATGAGCCAGGGGATATAA
- a CDS encoding twin-arginine translocation signal domain-containing protein translates to MDRRQFLATGATVAATVAGGCVGCATVPTLSLSMEETADEVVADRLTTSLESDTDAHRIALEAAEAGANETATGTGIDEPFPTDQPYVHDGSVYVAAATVTDETPGRSFQYTINPVDEGESVDPEDEIRSTELPEVDREAFADRGWDDDDPVLGYSTSVHYLEADVDDSVLVPEPEYEVIAWPETRGRFEVDGSVEAPLRTYEYTAKAVADSVAAYGREVRDLVAFDLGPLEEDAAAVVDEAIADPPYVVPTGEELSEPEHRVVEQFEGEERIRRPGDPSRGGSGVGGEYLLEYEDALYWTEIYGSRD, encoded by the coding sequence ATGGATCGGCGGCAGTTCCTCGCGACCGGTGCGACGGTTGCAGCGACCGTGGCCGGCGGCTGTGTCGGCTGTGCCACCGTGCCAACGCTCTCGCTTAGCATGGAGGAGACGGCCGACGAAGTCGTCGCGGATCGACTGACCACGTCACTCGAGTCGGACACCGACGCCCACCGGATCGCCCTCGAGGCCGCTGAGGCCGGAGCAAACGAGACGGCGACGGGTACTGGCATCGACGAGCCGTTTCCGACGGACCAGCCGTACGTCCACGATGGGAGCGTATACGTCGCTGCGGCAACGGTCACCGACGAGACGCCGGGGAGGTCGTTTCAGTACACGATCAATCCGGTCGATGAAGGCGAATCCGTCGACCCCGAAGACGAAATTCGCTCCACAGAACTTCCCGAGGTTGACCGAGAGGCGTTCGCAGACCGAGGATGGGACGACGACGATCCCGTCCTGGGGTACAGTACGTCGGTTCACTATCTCGAGGCCGACGTCGATGACTCCGTGCTCGTCCCCGAGCCGGAGTACGAGGTGATCGCCTGGCCGGAGACGCGGGGCCGATTCGAAGTCGACGGTAGCGTCGAGGCGCCGCTGCGAACGTACGAGTACACCGCCAAGGCCGTCGCGGACTCGGTCGCGGCGTACGGCCGCGAGGTACGCGACCTCGTCGCGTTCGACCTCGGGCCGCTCGAGGAAGACGCCGCCGCAGTCGTCGACGAGGCTATCGCGGATCCACCCTACGTCGTTCCGACCGGCGAGGAGCTATCGGAGCCCGAACACCGAGTGGTAGAACAGTTCGAAGGCGAAGAACGAATCCGACGACCGGGCGACCCATCGCGCGGCGGCTCGGGAGTCGGTGGCGAATATCTCCTCGAGTACGAGGACGCGCTGTACTGGACCGAAATATACGGGTCTCGGGACTGA
- a CDS encoding 50S ribosomal protein L37e: MTGAGTPSQGKKNTTTHTKCRRCGKKSYHTKKKVCSSCGFGKSAKRREYAWQSKAGDN, translated from the coding sequence ATGACTGGTGCAGGAACCCCGAGCCAAGGAAAGAAGAACACGACGACGCACACCAAGTGTCGTCGCTGCGGGAAGAAGTCCTATCACACGAAAAAGAAAGTTTGCTCGTCGTGTGGCTTCGGCAAATCGGCCAAACGTCGCGAGTACGCCTGGCAGTCGAAAGCCGGCGACAACTGA
- a CDS encoding LSM domain-containing protein, with the protein MSGRPLDVLEASLGERVTVRLKSGDEYVGELAGYDQHMNLVIEDATIPAAEAVSEEEPIEDTTIIRGDNVVSITP; encoded by the coding sequence ATGAGTGGACGACCGCTGGACGTCCTCGAGGCGTCGCTGGGTGAACGCGTCACCGTTCGGTTAAAAAGCGGCGACGAGTACGTCGGAGAACTCGCCGGCTACGACCAGCACATGAACCTCGTCATAGAGGATGCGACGATTCCGGCCGCGGAGGCCGTCTCTGAGGAGGAGCCGATCGAAGACACAACCATTATACGCGGCGACAACGTCGTTTCGATCACTCCATGA
- a CDS encoding SDR family NAD(P)-dependent oxidoreductase, translating to MNTDRFAVDGDVAIVTGASSGIGRGIAEQFAAGGVDVVVCSRDQENVDSVAEAINGSDGDGEALALECDVTDREAVEALVETTVETFGGIDVLVNNAGASFMADFDDVSPNGWKTIVDINLHGTYNCTHAAAESLKDGGGSVINFSSVAGQRGAPLMSPYGASKAAVINFTTTLAAEWADDDVRVNCIAPGFVATPGVESQMGVSADEIDRSTVARRIGTVEEVADVTQFLASPAASYVVGETITVGGVPQLTEEYEV from the coding sequence ATGAACACCGATCGATTCGCCGTCGACGGTGACGTCGCCATCGTCACGGGAGCCTCGAGCGGCATCGGTCGGGGAATCGCCGAGCAGTTCGCCGCGGGCGGGGTCGACGTCGTCGTCTGTTCGCGCGACCAGGAGAACGTCGACTCCGTCGCCGAGGCGATCAACGGCTCTGACGGCGATGGCGAGGCGCTGGCGCTCGAGTGTGACGTCACCGACCGCGAGGCCGTCGAGGCGCTCGTCGAGACGACCGTCGAGACGTTCGGCGGGATCGACGTGCTGGTCAACAACGCCGGAGCCTCGTTCATGGCCGACTTCGACGACGTCTCACCGAACGGCTGGAAGACGATCGTCGACATCAATCTCCACGGCACCTACAACTGCACCCACGCCGCCGCCGAGTCCCTCAAAGACGGCGGCGGCTCGGTGATCAACTTCTCGAGCGTCGCCGGTCAGCGCGGCGCGCCGCTGATGAGCCCCTATGGGGCCTCGAAGGCTGCCGTGATCAACTTCACGACGACGCTCGCCGCCGAGTGGGCCGATGATGACGTCCGCGTCAACTGTATCGCACCCGGCTTCGTCGCGACGCCCGGTGTCGAGAGTCAGATGGGCGTCTCCGCCGACGAGATCGACCGCTCGACGGTCGCTCGCCGTATCGGTACCGTCGAGGAGGTCGCAGACGTCACCCAGTTCCTCGCCAGCCCCGCCGCCTCTTACGTCGTCGGCGAGACGATCACCGTCGGCGGCGTTCCCCAGCTCACGGAGGAATACGAAGTCTGA